A single region of the Chryseobacterium sp. 6424 genome encodes:
- a CDS encoding helical backbone metal receptor, translating into MRLISLVPSITETLFDLGVPVSQVVGRTKFCIHPQDQVKNTAIVGGTKNLNITKIKTLKPDLIIANKEENSKEQILELQKDFKVMVTAISTLEDNYYLLKNLGNLLGKTEMAQHFNLKIYEIFQNIPAGSYKKCAYLIWRKPYMTVGSDTFIHEILSQLGFENIFKSHRRYPEVVTEDLKDAAYIFLSSEPYPFSKKHAEELQRALPDAKIVLVDGEAFSWYGTHLAKCENYFRHLIAECR; encoded by the coding sequence ATGAGGCTGATTTCACTGGTTCCGAGTATCACTGAAACACTTTTCGATCTCGGCGTGCCGGTGTCACAGGTCGTGGGCAGAACCAAATTCTGTATCCATCCGCAAGATCAGGTGAAAAATACAGCAATTGTTGGGGGAACTAAAAACCTGAATATTACTAAGATAAAAACCCTGAAACCCGATCTCATCATTGCAAATAAAGAAGAAAACTCCAAAGAACAGATTCTTGAACTTCAAAAGGATTTTAAGGTGATGGTGACAGCCATTTCTACCTTAGAAGACAATTACTATCTACTGAAGAATCTCGGGAATTTGTTGGGGAAAACTGAAATGGCGCAGCATTTCAATCTGAAGATTTATGAAATATTCCAAAATATTCCGGCTGGAAGCTATAAAAAGTGCGCTTATCTGATCTGGAGAAAACCTTATATGACTGTAGGTTCAGATACTTTTATTCATGAAATCCTGTCCCAACTCGGTTTTGAAAATATCTTTAAAAGTCATCGCAGGTATCCTGAAGTAGTTACGGAAGATCTAAAAGACGCTGCGTATATTTTTCTTTCAAGTGAGCCTTATCCTTTTTCAAAGAAACATGCCGAAGAACTTCAGCGAGCGTTGCCCGACGCTAAAATTGTATTGGTAGATGGTGAAGCGTTTTCGTGGTACGGTACACACTTGGCGAAATGCGAGAACTATTTCCGTCACTTAATAGCCGAATGTAGATAA
- the dapA gene encoding 4-hydroxy-tetrahydrodipicolinate synthase has protein sequence MSILKGLGVALVTPFNEDLSVDFDSLTQLVNYNIENGTHYLVVLGTTAEAATLSAQERTQVTEHIIKVNDGRLPLVLGIGGNNTYEVKKQIEETDLSAFEAILSVSPYYNRPNQEGIYQHYKVLAETGKKIIIYNVPSRTGQNIEAATTLRLAEEFPNLMMIKEAAPNILQYFDILRLKPQHFELVSGDDEFTLPVTLAGGNGVISVIGQGYPKEFSTMLKLAFEGKVKEAYEIHNKLVEITRLIFAEGNPAGIKTVLAEKGIIKNHLRLPLVAATTCLQEKIKAEMAKI, from the coding sequence ATGAGCATTTTAAAAGGCCTGGGGGTTGCATTGGTCACCCCATTTAACGAAGATTTATCGGTAGATTTCGATTCACTTACGCAATTGGTAAATTATAATATAGAAAACGGCACCCATTACCTGGTGGTTTTGGGGACTACTGCCGAGGCAGCCACGCTTTCTGCGCAGGAAAGGACACAGGTTACCGAACATATCATCAAAGTGAATGATGGGCGGCTGCCATTGGTTTTGGGCATCGGCGGGAACAATACCTACGAAGTAAAGAAACAGATTGAAGAGACCGATCTGTCTGCCTTCGAAGCTATACTGTCTGTATCGCCTTATTATAACCGCCCAAATCAGGAAGGGATTTACCAGCATTATAAAGTGCTGGCTGAAACCGGCAAAAAAATCATTATCTATAATGTACCTTCCAGAACCGGACAAAACATTGAAGCCGCAACTACCCTTCGGCTTGCAGAAGAATTCCCCAATCTGATGATGATTAAAGAGGCCGCACCGAATATACTACAGTATTTCGATATTTTAAGGTTGAAACCTCAGCATTTCGAACTGGTTTCCGGAGATGATGAATTTACGCTTCCGGTAACATTAGCTGGCGGAAACGGCGTTATTTCGGTTATCGGGCAAGGCTATCCGAAAGAATTCTCAACCATGCTGAAGCTGGCCTTTGAAGGTAAGGTAAAAGAAGCTTACGAAATACACAACAAGCTGGTAGAGATTACACGCCTGATCTTTGCTGAAGGAAATCCGGCAGGGATTAAAACAGTGCTTGCGGAAAAAGGCATCATCAAGAACCATCTGCGTCTTCCACTGGTAGCAGCGACTACTTGTTTACAGGAAAAAATAAAGGCTGAAATGGCAAAAATATGA
- a CDS encoding bifunctional metallophosphatase/5'-nucleotidase, with protein sequence MDRKNFLKTVGAGALGLSLTPNLLSARPLDILSKPTETKLTILHTNDQHSRIEPFDASYSRNPNQGGFARRAALIQKIRQQEQNVLLLDAGDIFQGTPYFNFFGGELEFKLMSMMGYDAATMGNHDFDNGLEGFKKVLPNAKFPFICSNYDFEDTILEGLTVPYKIFNKNGIKVGLIGVGIELEGLVGKKSYGETEYEDPIEVAEHYAKLLREDKKCDLVICLSHLGYEFRDNPKKVSDKILAAKTSGIDLILGGHTHTFLPEPQHFINKNGRNVLVNQVGWAGLLLGKIDFYFDRNKKIKNITWQNQVIDDRIIV encoded by the coding sequence ATGGACAGAAAAAACTTCCTGAAAACAGTTGGTGCGGGCGCACTTGGCCTTTCATTAACGCCAAATTTGCTCTCAGCACGTCCGCTGGACATCTTATCAAAACCCACGGAAACCAAACTTACCATACTCCATACCAACGATCAGCACAGCCGTATAGAGCCTTTCGACGCAAGTTACTCGCGTAATCCCAACCAGGGCGGTTTTGCGAGGCGGGCAGCTTTAATTCAGAAGATCAGGCAGCAGGAGCAGAATGTATTGTTGCTGGATGCGGGTGATATTTTTCAGGGAACCCCGTATTTTAATTTTTTTGGTGGCGAGTTGGAGTTCAAACTCATGTCCATGATGGGTTATGATGCGGCAACAATGGGGAACCATGATTTTGATAACGGTTTGGAAGGCTTTAAAAAAGTGTTGCCAAACGCCAAATTCCCTTTCATCTGCTCAAATTATGATTTTGAGGATACCATTCTTGAGGGTCTTACTGTTCCTTATAAAATATTTAATAAGAACGGCATCAAAGTCGGTCTTATAGGTGTCGGTATTGAACTGGAAGGTCTGGTAGGCAAAAAAAGCTACGGCGAAACCGAATACGAAGATCCCATAGAAGTGGCGGAACATTACGCCAAATTGCTGCGCGAAGATAAAAAATGCGACCTTGTAATATGCCTTTCGCATCTTGGGTATGAGTTCCGCGATAATCCTAAAAAAGTTTCCGATAAGATATTGGCCGCTAAAACCTCTGGGATAGATCTTATTCTGGGAGGTCATACGCATACCTTCTTGCCGGAGCCACAGCATTTCATCAATAAAAACGGGCGGAATGTACTGGTAAATCAGGTAGGCTGGGCCGGGTTACTGCTCGGTAAAATTGATTTCTACTTCGACAGGAATAAGAAAATTAAGAATATCACCTGGCAAAACCAAGTGATAGATGACCGTATTATTGTGTAA
- a CDS encoding 5'-nucleotidase C-terminal domain-containing protein: MKNRFLLLAVACWLVTSCKTPLTVVQIASEKNIALTADLPEDATFKNVIEPYKIEVEGKMNKKISYTAIELNKQGDNSNLGNLLADYTFEGADMWAKQNGIGGVDAAVINIGGIRSIIGAGDILTKHVYEVMPFENEVVIVKLKGEDLDGLFEYYLKTQRNNPVSHLYIETNEDKVTKKLINGKEVDKNRDYYIATSDYLALGGDNMTYFGKGEMISTGIRLRELFMEKFMASPQITAPSDIRLNFKNKKN, from the coding sequence ATGAAGAACAGATTTTTGCTGCTCGCTGTAGCATGCTGGCTGGTAACTTCCTGCAAAACGCCGCTGACGGTAGTGCAGATAGCTTCCGAAAAAAACATTGCCCTTACGGCTGACCTGCCGGAAGATGCTACCTTTAAAAATGTGATTGAGCCCTACAAGATAGAGGTGGAAGGAAAGATGAATAAGAAAATTTCCTACACGGCCATAGAACTGAACAAACAAGGCGATAACAGCAATCTCGGTAACTTGCTGGCCGATTATACCTTTGAAGGCGCCGATATGTGGGCAAAACAAAACGGGATAGGCGGAGTGGATGCGGCAGTGATCAACATCGGCGGGATACGCTCCATCATCGGGGCAGGCGACATTCTTACAAAACATGTGTACGAGGTAATGCCCTTTGAAAACGAGGTCGTCATCGTAAAATTGAAAGGTGAGGATCTTGATGGCCTCTTTGAATATTATCTGAAAACCCAGAGAAACAACCCTGTATCACATCTTTACATTGAAACCAATGAGGACAAAGTGACAAAGAAACTCATCAATGGGAAAGAGGTAGATAAAAACCGCGATTATTATATCGCTACGTCCGATTATTTGGCGTTGGGCGGTGATAACATGACTTATTTTGGCAAAGGAGAGATGATTTCTACAGGGATTCGCCTACGTGAACTTTTTATGGAAAAATTTATGGCCAGTCCACAGATTACAGCGCCAAGCGACATCCGCCTGAATTTCAAAAACAAAAAAAACTAA
- a CDS encoding pyruvate decarboxylase: protein MKKIYLFAFALGTFIFITGCQSVQAQKSDSAKISKTPTIIYFNPTVFPDIEEIKEPTYSAFFSALAEGLQGNRSYHMLRVDANMAFDSVNTPSVKEYCTHNNATFAVVPNVKYFKVGFGKYVFSNQVVVSMKLYDAHGNLLSETDYDTYKKNARLLGSAENSVKIGTQGAMKLMSKNLRKIK, encoded by the coding sequence ATGAAGAAAATCTATTTATTCGCTTTTGCGCTTGGGACTTTTATATTCATCACCGGCTGCCAGTCTGTGCAGGCGCAGAAGAGTGATTCTGCAAAAATTTCCAAAACACCCACCATCATTTATTTCAATCCCACTGTTTTCCCGGATATTGAAGAGATTAAAGAACCGACGTATTCAGCCTTTTTTTCAGCCTTAGCAGAAGGTTTGCAGGGCAACAGAAGTTATCATATGCTCCGCGTAGATGCCAATATGGCTTTTGACTCTGTAAATACCCCATCGGTAAAGGAATATTGTACCCACAACAACGCGACATTTGCGGTTGTCCCGAACGTGAAGTATTTTAAAGTAGGCTTTGGGAAATATGTGTTTTCTAATCAGGTGGTCGTGAGTATGAAGTTGTACGACGCACACGGCAACCTGCTGTCCGAAACCGATTATGATACTTATAAAAAGAATGCGAGACTGCTTGGCTCAGCCGAAAATTCTGTAAAAATCGGTACGCAGGGTGCTATGAAACTGATGAGTAAAAACCTTCGCAAGATCAAATAA
- a CDS encoding T9SS type A sorting domain-containing protein: MRKSALLLLLLLAVQLPAQVISSSRWTDLFSYNNVLAIREDNGKLIAATENGIFYYTLATGEITKLSKANGLHEVKISAFDYNPENKIGLVGYQNGSLDVITPEGITYVVDIPIATGYNGNKKINHISITGNLAVISVGYGVSIFRLDRKEFADSSFFTNSGQYEAAREAIIKDNTVYAATASGLKSHEINTTFAIYSTWGTLADGNISHVANSDVLAFTDGSVVRYGKDNVFNVLPGSFSGIQDVVVSGGYIVVTDMAGLSVYTAAGAFIRNHSTTEALNTGIYASNSIFAGTRFSGIKTEAGNSLKPDGPYHSTSYKITLQDDKIWVSTGNRGERYNTALPSPLNLGFYHYTGTEWVYPSYFRTSGFGFNVMDVVANPADLTEVFFTNYSQQVGQGTYKMKYNSTSKDFDFVKVYTTGSGPSYGRPVGLAFDDKNNLYGSVAFLDIVNPTGDDTGLMAYDRAADVFRYKSLQIGSGVQKPVISDGLIWIPTPRTRSRLAAVDYKGTTSVNDDMVYVMDINNGFPSNSQGVISVAIDKSGDAWIGTDNGLRVLQSAASSIKDKPKAEPVIIEENGVGEELFRDTSILQIAVDGGNQKWVSVNGGGVSFLSATGEQTIKHFTKENSPLPNNSVTDIKVDNKTGKVYFVTLDGIMVYQGDVLNVTENFGEVLVYPNPVVAAKYKENVKIRGLAEKTNIRITDAAGNLVHQAVSRGGYYEWNLNNHRGVRVASGIYYVLMTNADGTDTATAKIAVVN, encoded by the coding sequence ATGAGAAAATCAGCACTGTTACTGCTTCTTCTGTTAGCTGTTCAACTACCGGCACAGGTGATATCATCCAGCCGCTGGACAGATTTGTTTTCGTATAACAACGTACTGGCTATAAGAGAAGATAACGGGAAACTGATTGCCGCTACAGAAAACGGTATCTTCTATTATACACTCGCTACCGGTGAAATTACCAAACTCTCCAAAGCCAACGGTTTGCATGAAGTGAAAATCTCGGCTTTCGATTACAATCCTGAAAATAAAATCGGTTTGGTAGGCTATCAAAACGGCTCGCTGGATGTGATTACGCCTGAAGGAATCACCTATGTTGTTGATATTCCAATTGCTACAGGATATAATGGTAATAAAAAAATCAATCATATTTCGATCACCGGAAATCTGGCAGTAATTTCTGTCGGGTATGGCGTATCAATATTCCGGCTTGATAGGAAGGAATTTGCAGATTCTTCTTTCTTTACCAATAGCGGACAGTATGAAGCCGCACGCGAAGCCATCATAAAAGACAATACAGTATATGCTGCGACCGCTTCTGGGCTGAAGTCCCATGAAATCAATACCACTTTCGCCATCTACAGCACATGGGGTACGCTTGCAGACGGCAATATCAGTCACGTAGCTAACAGCGATGTGCTGGCTTTTACTGATGGTTCTGTAGTACGCTATGGCAAGGATAACGTCTTCAACGTATTACCAGGCAGTTTTTCCGGGATTCAGGATGTGGTGGTTTCCGGAGGTTATATTGTAGTAACAGATATGGCTGGCTTATCTGTATACACTGCTGCCGGTGCTTTCATAAGAAATCATAGCACAACGGAAGCCTTGAACACGGGCATTTATGCAAGCAATTCAATTTTCGCGGGAACGAGATTTTCAGGAATTAAGACTGAAGCCGGAAACTCATTGAAGCCGGATGGTCCTTATCACAGTACTTCTTATAAAATCACACTGCAGGATGATAAGATATGGGTATCTACCGGTAACCGGGGTGAGCGCTATAATACCGCGCTTCCAAGTCCTTTAAATCTTGGCTTTTATCACTATACAGGGACCGAATGGGTATACCCAAGTTATTTTAGAACCAGCGGATTCGGCTTCAATGTGATGGATGTAGTGGCTAATCCTGCGGATCTTACTGAAGTCTTCTTTACAAATTATTCTCAGCAGGTTGGCCAGGGTACATATAAAATGAAGTATAACAGCACCTCGAAGGATTTTGATTTTGTTAAAGTATATACTACCGGGAGCGGACCCAGTTACGGCAGACCGGTAGGACTCGCTTTTGACGATAAGAACAACCTTTATGGCTCCGTAGCGTTTCTTGATATAGTGAATCCCACCGGGGATGATACTGGTTTGATGGCTTATGACCGTGCCGCAGATGTTTTCAGATACAAAAGCCTTCAAATAGGTTCTGGTGTACAGAAGCCTGTAATTAGCGATGGCCTCATCTGGATTCCCACCCCAAGAACCAGAAGTCGCCTTGCCGCGGTGGATTACAAAGGAACCACCAGTGTAAACGATGATATGGTGTATGTCATGGACATCAATAATGGTTTTCCTTCAAATTCACAAGGCGTCATTTCTGTGGCGATTGATAAGTCGGGTGACGCGTGGATCGGTACAGATAATGGACTTAGGGTTTTGCAATCCGCAGCTTCCAGTATTAAAGATAAGCCAAAGGCAGAACCGGTCATCATTGAAGAGAATGGCGTAGGTGAAGAACTCTTTCGTGATACAAGCATTCTACAGATAGCAGTGGATGGCGGTAACCAGAAATGGGTATCAGTAAACGGCGGTGGCGTATCCTTTTTAAGCGCTACAGGAGAGCAAACCATTAAACATTTCACCAAAGAAAATTCACCTTTACCCAATAACAGTGTCACGGATATTAAGGTGGATAATAAAACAGGTAAAGTGTATTTCGTAACTTTAGACGGGATTATGGTCTATCAGGGAGATGTATTGAATGTCACTGAGAATTTTGGTGAGGTACTCGTATATCCGAACCCCGTAGTCGCCGCCAAATACAAAGAAAATGTAAAGATCCGTGGACTTGCAGAGAAAACCAACATCCGAATTACCGATGCTGCCGGAAATCTGGTCCATCAGGCCGTGTCGAGGGGTGGATATTACGAGTGGAATCTCAATAACCACCGTGGCGTGCGCGTGGCATCCGGCATTTATTATGTACTGATGACCAACGCTGATGGAACCGATACCGCTACAGCCAAAATCGCAGTCGTAAACTGA
- a CDS encoding shikimate kinase has translation MIISLVGYMGSGKTHIAKSLGQKLGLKIIDLDKEISLRHHLSVNEIFQTKGEIFFRKQERAILLELLATQQHCILSLGGGTPCYYNNMETINEFSESVFLRATVSTLNKRLAEKRESRPLIARVDKADLPEFIAKHLFERNPYYAQAKLIIDTDLLSPHEVADSIIQRLHLLPNHSD, from the coding sequence ATGATTATTTCATTGGTAGGTTACATGGGAAGCGGTAAAACACACATTGCCAAATCATTGGGCCAAAAGCTCGGTTTAAAAATTATTGATCTTGATAAAGAGATTTCTTTGCGCCATCACCTTTCAGTGAATGAAATTTTCCAGACGAAAGGCGAAATCTTTTTCAGAAAGCAGGAAAGAGCCATTTTACTCGAATTGCTGGCTACCCAACAGCATTGTATTTTGAGCCTTGGCGGTGGCACGCCCTGCTACTATAATAATATGGAAACCATTAATGAGTTTTCTGAAAGTGTATTTTTGCGGGCAACAGTGTCCACTTTAAACAAAAGACTGGCTGAAAAGCGAGAATCGAGACCTTTAATCGCCAGAGTTGATAAAGCTGACCTGCCAGAGTTCATCGCTAAACACCTTTTTGAGCGAAATCCCTATTACGCCCAGGCAAAATTAATTATTGATACAGACCTGCTGAGTCCGCACGAGGTTGCGGACAGCATCATACAGCGTCTTCATCTTCTTCCGAATCATTCTGACTGA
- a CDS encoding RNA-binding S4 domain-containing protein has protein sequence MRIDKFLWCVRIYKTRSIAADEIKKNRVSVGNNVVKSSKEIIPGDLIKIRKNQIDYQIKVLEIPKSRVGPKLVSLYIEDKTDKEQYEILKMRNLNQDYYRNRGEGRPTKKDRRSIDDFTGSEPSSDTADDGWDLFFSQNDSEEDEDAV, from the coding sequence ATGAGAATCGATAAATTTTTATGGTGCGTGCGTATTTATAAGACCAGAAGCATCGCCGCCGATGAAATCAAAAAAAACCGGGTATCCGTAGGGAATAATGTCGTAAAATCCTCAAAAGAAATTATCCCGGGAGATCTTATTAAAATCCGCAAAAACCAGATTGATTACCAAATAAAAGTCTTAGAGATTCCTAAAAGTCGCGTCGGGCCTAAACTTGTATCGCTTTATATTGAGGATAAAACCGATAAAGAGCAGTATGAAATCCTGAAGATGCGCAATCTGAACCAAGATTATTACCGGAACCGTGGCGAAGGAAGACCGACCAAAAAAGACCGGCGGAGTATCGATGATTTTACCGGCAGCGAACCCAGCAGCGATACAGCGGATGATGGCTGGGATCTCTTCTTCAGTCAGAATGATTCGGAAGAAGATGAAGACGCTGTATGA
- a CDS encoding DNA repair protein RecO, protein MQISIVQKRNSGAIQNVSRIEMPAQHYAFDEVKINTVLMFVADFLNQVLRNETSQNSIYIEIERFTHELFAGNYDAYAAFIFRVLKLQGLSPLYGEGHFMDAEDGNFVTEQSSTYFDEEISGIWKKFIQAENVYSIPLGRRIRGTFLDSLMMYYKIHFSGFHEPHSLEIIQQIYE, encoded by the coding sequence TTGCAGATCAGCATTGTTCAGAAAAGAAATTCCGGCGCGATCCAGAATGTTTCCAGAATTGAAATGCCGGCGCAGCATTACGCGTTCGATGAGGTAAAGATCAATACAGTACTGATGTTTGTAGCGGATTTCCTGAACCAGGTCCTTCGCAATGAAACCTCACAGAACAGTATTTATATAGAGATAGAGCGGTTCACGCACGAACTTTTCGCCGGCAACTATGATGCCTATGCCGCTTTTATCTTCAGAGTGCTGAAGCTTCAGGGGCTTTCACCGCTGTACGGGGAAGGGCACTTCATGGATGCAGAGGACGGTAATTTCGTGACAGAGCAGTCCAGTACTTATTTTGACGAAGAAATATCAGGCATCTGGAAGAAGTTTATACAGGCCGAGAACGTATATAGCATCCCATTAGGCCGGCGCATTCGTGGTACCTTTCTCGATTCGCTGATGATGTATTATAAAATTCATTTCTCAGGATTTCATGAACCACATTCTCTGGAAATTATCCAGCAGATTTATGAATAA
- the rpsO gene encoding 30S ribosomal protein S15, which translates to MYLTTDKKKEIFAKHGKSDADTGSAEGQVALFTYRINHLSQHLKKNHKDYATERSLVALVGKRKALLDYLKKKDITRYRAIIAELGLRK; encoded by the coding sequence ATGTACTTAACTACTGACAAGAAGAAAGAAATCTTCGCAAAACACGGAAAGTCTGATGCAGACACTGGAAGCGCTGAAGGACAAGTTGCCCTTTTCACTTACAGGATCAACCACTTATCTCAACACCTTAAGAAGAACCACAAAGATTACGCCACAGAGCGTTCATTGGTAGCGCTTGTAGGTAAAAGAAAAGCCCTACTAGACTATCTGAAGAAAAAAGATATTACAAGATACAGAGCTATTATTGCTGAATTAGGTCTTAGAAAATAA
- the mgtE gene encoding magnesium transporter, protein MDTQELIFNPADIAETLSELHVNERVLAFLKVPKQYKAEVFSHLDPDFQEETIRSIGSEEVSEILNAMTPDDRTALFEDFPDELIKYSINHLNPQERRIALKLLGYDSDSIARLMTPYYIQIRKEWTVKRCLQQIKKVGKKMETMNHLYVVDERNQLIDDIAIGSLLLAEEDTLISELTDNHFVAITTTTSKEDAVQYFEKYDRTALPIITEAGVLVGIVTIDDILDQIEQQNTEDIQKFGGMEALDEPYRQTHWFEMIKKRGFWLILLFFFQLLTASAMGYFEDEIQKAVVLTLFVPLIISSGGNTGSQAATLIIRAMALQEITVKDWWLVIKKELLTGFFLGGILGILGFLRIFAWQYFGWFNYGEYWAFIGLSVGFSLMMIVMWGTLSGSMVPFVLKRFNLDPATSSAPFVATLVDVTGLVIYFTLAGLLLTGKLL, encoded by the coding sequence GTGGATACTCAGGAACTTATTTTCAATCCCGCAGATATAGCAGAAACCCTCAGCGAGCTTCATGTGAACGAGCGTGTACTGGCATTTCTAAAAGTTCCGAAGCAGTACAAAGCAGAAGTTTTTTCGCACCTTGATCCCGATTTTCAGGAAGAAACCATCCGTAGTATCGGCAGTGAGGAAGTTTCTGAAATCCTGAACGCGATGACACCCGATGACCGTACCGCGCTTTTCGAGGATTTCCCTGATGAATTAATTAAATATTCCATTAACCATCTAAACCCGCAGGAAAGACGCATTGCCCTGAAATTATTGGGTTACGATTCCGATTCCATTGCGCGTTTGATGACGCCTTATTATATCCAAATCAGGAAAGAGTGGACGGTGAAACGCTGTCTGCAGCAAATTAAAAAAGTCGGTAAAAAGATGGAGACCATGAACCATCTTTATGTAGTGGATGAACGCAACCAACTGATAGATGATATTGCCATTGGGTCGCTTTTGTTGGCAGAAGAAGATACCCTGATCTCCGAACTTACCGATAACCATTTCGTAGCGATTACTACCACCACGTCAAAAGAGGATGCGGTGCAGTATTTCGAAAAATACGACAGAACAGCACTGCCGATTATTACTGAAGCTGGTGTGCTGGTGGGTATCGTAACCATTGATGACATCCTCGATCAGATTGAGCAGCAAAATACCGAAGATATTCAGAAATTCGGGGGTATGGAAGCGTTAGATGAGCCTTACCGCCAAACGCACTGGTTCGAGATGATTAAGAAGCGTGGTTTCTGGCTGATCCTGCTGTTCTTTTTTCAACTTTTAACGGCTTCCGCGATGGGATATTTTGAAGATGAAATTCAAAAGGCAGTGGTGCTTACCCTCTTTGTGCCTCTAATTATTTCAAGTGGGGGCAATACTGGTTCGCAGGCGGCAACACTCATCATCAGGGCAATGGCGCTGCAGGAAATCACTGTGAAAGATTGGTGGCTGGTCATTAAAAAGGAATTGCTCACCGGTTTTTTTCTCGGCGGAATACTTGGGATTTTAGGCTTCCTGCGGATTTTTGCATGGCAATATTTCGGTTGGTTTAATTACGGAGAATATTGGGCTTTCATTGGGCTCAGCGTAGGGTTTTCGCTGATGATGATTGTCATGTGGGGCACATTATCGGGTTCGATGGTGCCCTTTGTCCTGAAGAGATTCAATCTCGATCCCGCCACTTCCTCCGCGCCATTTGTGGCAACTTTAGTGGATGTTACGGGGCTTGTGATTTACTTCACACTTGCCGGACTTTTATTAACGGGTAAATTATTGTAG